Proteins encoded in a region of the Paenibacillus pedocola genome:
- a CDS encoding aminopeptidase: MSKDFELMLEKYADLVVKVGVNVQPGQVLMIHSPLETAELTRLIVGKAYEAGAKYVMVDWDDEAVTRIRYEKAPEDSFGYYPQWHADMLEGFAEEGGAILHIKVPDPELFRGIDSAKVSTAVKAAAIARKKYQNYTRSSKISWSLIKAPTRAWADKVFADLPREDRIDAMWEAVFQMNRVGTEDPVAAWRENIAQLKQSQDRMNAKRYKSLHYRAPGTDLHVELPEGHLWRGGGGENGSGVYFVANMPTEEIYTMPQRTGVNGTVTSTLPLNLNGRLVDGITFTFTDGKVTAYDAVSGREHLTSLLETDEGASYLGEVALVQHDSPISRLNRVFYNTGIDENASCHFALGSAYPVNIEGGVGLSSEELLGRGANVSLTHVDFMIGSAELDIDGELADGTIEPVFRNGNWVL, translated from the coding sequence ATGAGCAAGGATTTTGAGTTGATGCTGGAGAAATATGCGGATCTAGTAGTAAAGGTTGGAGTGAATGTGCAGCCAGGGCAAGTGCTGATGATTCATTCGCCTTTGGAAACGGCCGAGCTTACGCGCCTGATCGTAGGCAAAGCCTATGAAGCCGGTGCGAAATATGTAATGGTGGACTGGGATGACGAGGCGGTTACGCGTATCCGTTACGAGAAGGCTCCAGAGGATTCTTTCGGTTATTACCCGCAGTGGCATGCCGACATGCTCGAAGGGTTCGCCGAAGAGGGCGGAGCCATTTTACATATTAAAGTACCTGATCCGGAGCTGTTCCGCGGGATTGATTCCGCCAAGGTCTCCACAGCCGTCAAAGCTGCAGCTATAGCCCGTAAGAAATACCAGAATTACACACGCAGCAGTAAAATTAGCTGGTCGCTGATTAAAGCGCCGACACGCGCCTGGGCGGACAAGGTGTTCGCGGATCTTCCCCGGGAAGATCGTATTGATGCGATGTGGGAAGCTGTTTTCCAGATGAACCGTGTGGGGACAGAGGACCCGGTGGCTGCCTGGCGTGAGAATATTGCCCAGCTGAAGCAGAGCCAGGACCGGATGAATGCCAAGCGGTACAAAAGTCTGCATTACCGCGCACCGGGCACGGACCTGCATGTGGAACTGCCTGAAGGCCATCTCTGGCGCGGCGGTGGCGGCGAAAACGGCAGTGGAGTGTATTTTGTGGCGAACATGCCTACAGAGGAAATCTATACCATGCCGCAGCGGACCGGGGTTAACGGCACTGTAACCAGTACACTTCCGCTGAACCTGAATGGCCGCCTTGTGGACGGGATTACGTTCACCTTTACCGATGGCAAGGTTACTGCTTATGATGCCGTTTCCGGCCGTGAGCATCTGACTTCCCTGCTGGAGACCGATGAAGGAGCCTCTTATCTGGGTGAAGTGGCTTTAGTGCAGCATGATTCACCAATTTCAAGACTGAACAGAGTATTCTATAACACAGGTATTGATGAAAATGCTTCCTGTCATTTTGCGCTGGGCAGCGCGTACCCGGTAAATATCGAGGGCGGCGTAGGCTTAAGCAGTGAAGAGCTGCTGGGACGCGGCGCCAACGTCAGCCTGACACATGTTGATTTCATGATCGGCTCAGCTGAGCTGGATATCGACGGTGAATTGGCTGATGGAACGATCGAGCCTGTCTTCCGCAATGGGAACTGGGTGCTGTAA
- a CDS encoding citrate synthase/methylcitrate synthase, translating to MAKVTGLEGVVAGETDIGLVDGEKGHLVYRGYWAKELAVSRSYEEVAYLLWNGHLPDTDELEKLKQDMAGARIIPDYLRGMIDLLPPSVPMMLVLQSAVAALGEPVNATWPPTLPQALRLTSVLPTIIAYRYRKLNNLPVIEPLAELGHAANYLYMLKGQIPEEAHVRALSAYLILCMEHGMNASTFASRVVLSTESDMCAAVCGAIGAMKGPLHGGAPSEVIAMLEDIGTMDRAEPWIRAVLDNGGKIMGFGHRIYKTKDPRAEALMIATVEMNGKDPSFDLAIHVEHTAIRLLEEYKPGRRLFTNVEFYAAAILRALQLDPEIFTPTFTAGRIVGWTSHILEQAANNRIFRPQSVYTGPMPDLEA from the coding sequence ATGGCAAAGGTTACCGGATTAGAAGGCGTAGTTGCAGGAGAAACAGATATTGGATTAGTGGATGGCGAAAAGGGGCATCTGGTCTACCGGGGGTACTGGGCGAAAGAGCTTGCAGTCAGCAGAAGCTATGAGGAAGTGGCTTATTTGCTGTGGAACGGGCATTTGCCGGATACTGACGAATTGGAAAAACTTAAGCAGGATATGGCTGGAGCGAGAATAATCCCGGATTATTTGCGTGGAATGATTGATTTGCTTCCTCCATCCGTTCCTATGATGCTGGTGCTGCAAAGCGCTGTAGCAGCCTTAGGAGAACCGGTGAATGCGACCTGGCCGCCGACACTTCCCCAGGCGCTCCGGTTAACCTCGGTACTGCCGACAATTATTGCTTACAGATACCGCAAATTGAATAACCTGCCGGTTATTGAGCCGCTTGCTGAGCTGGGTCATGCCGCAAATTATTTGTATATGCTGAAAGGGCAAATACCTGAAGAAGCCCATGTACGGGCACTCAGCGCCTATCTGATTCTTTGTATGGAACATGGTATGAATGCTTCTACCTTTGCATCCCGGGTCGTCCTCTCCACAGAGTCAGATATGTGCGCGGCGGTGTGTGGGGCTATCGGAGCGATGAAGGGCCCGCTGCACGGCGGAGCACCTTCCGAAGTCATTGCTATGCTTGAGGACATCGGAACAATGGACCGGGCTGAGCCGTGGATCCGCGCTGTACTTGACAACGGAGGCAAGATTATGGGCTTTGGACACCGGATCTATAAGACGAAGGATCCGCGCGCTGAAGCGCTGATGATTGCGACTGTAGAAATGAACGGTAAAGACCCGTCCTTTGATCTGGCCATTCATGTAGAGCACACCGCTATCCGCCTGCTGGAGGAATACAAACCGGGCCGCCGCTTATTCACCAATGTAGAGTTTTACGCTGCGGCAATTCTGCGTGCTTTGCAGCTTGACCCGGAGATCTTCACTCCAACCTTTACGGCGGGTAGAATTGTCGGCTGGACTTCGCACATTCTTGAGCAAGCGGCGAACAACAGAATATTCCGTCCTCAATCCGTATACACAGGGCCAATGCCTGATCTCGAAGCTTAA
- a CDS encoding exodeoxyribonuclease III → MKLVSWNVNGLRACVGKGFNDYFKESSADIFCVQETKLQEGQIVLEQGEEYYQYWNYAQKKGYSGTAVFTRIKPLSVRYGLEEDSEPEGRTITLEFDSFYLVNVYTPNAKRDLTRLDYRMEWEDRFRTYLLELDKRKPVIVCGDLNVAHADIDLKNAKSNRGNSGFTDEERGRMTILLESGFIDTFRFFYPETEGAYTWWSYMPKIRERNVGWRIDYFLASSRLAPQLIDAAIDCNVLGSDHCPVVLTMKGLEA, encoded by the coding sequence ATCAAACTGGTGTCCTGGAATGTAAACGGTCTTCGAGCCTGTGTGGGCAAGGGTTTTAACGACTACTTCAAAGAAAGTTCTGCAGATATCTTTTGTGTGCAGGAAACGAAGCTGCAGGAAGGCCAAATTGTCCTGGAGCAGGGCGAAGAGTATTACCAGTATTGGAATTATGCCCAGAAGAAAGGCTACTCGGGAACAGCCGTGTTTACGAGAATCAAGCCCCTCTCTGTAAGATACGGTCTGGAAGAGGATTCCGAACCAGAGGGTCGGACGATCACTTTGGAATTCGACAGCTTCTATCTCGTAAATGTCTATACTCCGAATGCCAAAAGGGATCTTACACGGCTGGATTACAGAATGGAATGGGAGGACCGATTCCGCACCTATCTGCTGGAGTTGGATAAACGTAAGCCTGTCATCGTTTGCGGCGACCTTAATGTTGCCCACGCCGATATTGATCTGAAGAATGCCAAGTCTAACCGCGGGAACTCAGGCTTCACCGATGAAGAACGCGGACGGATGACTATACTGCTGGAATCGGGTTTTATTGATACCTTCCGGTTTTTTTATCCGGAGACAGAAGGAGCTTATACCTGGTGGTCCTATATGCCAAAAATAAGAGAGCGGAATGTCGGCTGGCGGATCGACTATTTCCTGGCCTCTTCACGGCTTGCGCCGCAGCTGATAGATGCAGCCATAGATTGTAATGTACTGGGAAGTGACCATTGTCCGGTAGTGCTCACAATGAAGGGTCTGGAAGCTTAA
- a CDS encoding VanZ family protein: protein MFTSYLFPISYAFMSFPVAAMLFTLPFLIVQYRRHGYIHKLRALVLYLLLLYLLNAFYLIMLPFPSSRHNLPLSGSCIQVVPLQFIGEVVRSSPLSVDQPSTYLTVLRNPAFFQALFNVVLTVPFGMFLGYYFRTRWVVCILLSFVLSLSFEITQITGIYGFFDNPYRIFDVDDLITNTLGGIAGFRIALRMSGLLPRIEQLDSRANLSTKRVTYTRRGIAFMLDACVWLTAAGILSLFPVPCPLWIVLGVYFLLIPCWTRGQTFGKWIVRIRVEGCSSSLRPWMIVLRYGLLYGVTFGMNILQFNTAWVNTLGPDISGPARGIVLLADLLFLIHLIISMFKKEPLFYERLSRTRNIIAWPEKQQQADTVELPLSLKRKGESIR from the coding sequence ATGTTTACTTCGTATCTGTTTCCGATCTCATATGCCTTTATGTCTTTTCCGGTCGCGGCGATGCTCTTCACTTTGCCCTTCCTGATAGTCCAATACCGGCGGCACGGCTATATTCACAAGCTTCGGGCGTTAGTGCTTTATCTGTTGCTGCTCTATTTACTGAATGCCTTTTATCTGATTATGCTGCCCTTCCCTTCCTCCAGGCACAATTTGCCTTTATCAGGCAGCTGTATTCAGGTTGTGCCACTGCAATTTATAGGAGAAGTTGTCCGCAGCAGCCCTTTATCGGTTGACCAGCCGTCCACCTATTTGACGGTTTTGCGTAACCCTGCCTTTTTTCAAGCTTTATTCAATGTTGTATTGACAGTTCCTTTCGGCATGTTCCTGGGCTACTATTTTCGCACCCGCTGGGTAGTGTGCATTCTGCTCTCCTTTGTGCTTTCACTATCGTTTGAAATAACGCAAATTACCGGCATATACGGTTTCTTTGACAATCCGTACCGGATTTTTGATGTCGATGACCTGATTACCAATACACTTGGCGGAATTGCCGGATTCCGAATTGCACTCCGGATGTCGGGACTGCTGCCCCGGATCGAACAACTGGACAGCAGGGCGAATCTTAGTACAAAACGTGTCACCTATACCCGCAGGGGCATCGCCTTTATGCTGGACGCCTGTGTGTGGCTGACCGCTGCCGGTATACTAAGCCTGTTCCCGGTTCCCTGCCCTTTATGGATCGTACTTGGGGTATACTTCTTGCTAATTCCTTGCTGGACCCGGGGACAGACCTTTGGGAAATGGATTGTACGTATCCGGGTAGAGGGCTGCAGTAGCAGCCTCCGGCCATGGATGATTGTCCTAAGATACGGTCTGCTCTATGGAGTAACGTTCGGTATGAATATTCTGCAGTTTAATACGGCATGGGTAAACACCCTTGGACCGGATATATCCGGTCCGGCCCGTGGTATAGTGCTGCTGGCAGATCTGCTGTTCCTCATTCATCTAATCATCAGTATGTTTAAGAAGGAGCCGCTGTTCTACGAGCGATTAAGCCGGACCCGGAATATCATTGCCTGGCCTGAGAAACAGCAGCAGGCAGACACAGTAGAGTTACCGTTATCCCTTAAAAGAAAAGGAGAATCTATCCGGTGA
- a CDS encoding helix-turn-helix transcriptional regulator: MSNQTRLQALSNFLKSRRAAITPASAGLAEGTRRRTPGLRREEVAQLAGVSNTWYTWLEQGRDIKVSPSVLECIAGALRLTKDERNYLFALALENGPGMAAFQQEEASVISPSLQKILQELTTCPTIISDRRCGIVGWNEAAAHVFLDFAQLLPEERNMIRLLFVRKEFQRLAVNWEQFVRGFLSIFRAYYGQYVEDSWYDDFIAEMKAQHPAFHELWEESRVSSAPDVVLEFRHAKAGKMLFHLTSLQVHGSTDLRCSIYTPAKDSNTEAKLKQLMK; the protein is encoded by the coding sequence ATGTCCAATCAGACCAGACTGCAGGCCTTGTCCAATTTCCTGAAATCGCGCCGGGCAGCGATAACACCAGCTTCTGCGGGACTCGCGGAAGGAACCCGCAGAAGGACTCCGGGACTAAGAAGAGAAGAAGTTGCACAGTTAGCCGGAGTAAGTAATACATGGTACACCTGGCTGGAGCAAGGGAGGGATATTAAAGTCTCTCCTTCTGTACTGGAATGTATCGCTGGTGCGCTCAGATTGACCAAGGATGAACGGAATTATCTGTTTGCCCTGGCGCTGGAGAATGGCCCGGGCATGGCCGCGTTCCAGCAGGAGGAAGCCTCAGTGATCAGCCCGTCTCTGCAGAAAATTCTGCAGGAGCTCACGACCTGCCCGACGATTATTTCGGACCGCCGCTGCGGGATTGTCGGCTGGAATGAGGCGGCGGCGCATGTCTTTCTGGATTTTGCCCAGCTTCTGCCGGAAGAGCGCAATATGATCCGCCTATTGTTCGTGCGCAAGGAATTCCAGCGGCTGGCCGTGAATTGGGAGCAGTTCGTCCGGGGGTTTTTGTCTATTTTCCGGGCGTATTACGGACAGTATGTGGAAGACAGCTGGTATGACGATTTTATCGCGGAAATGAAGGCTCAGCACCCTGCTTTTCATGAGCTGTGGGAGGAGAGCCGGGTCAGCAGTGCACCGGATGTGGTGCTGGAATTCCGCCATGCCAAGGCAGGGAAAATGCTGTTTCACCTTACCTCACTTCAAGTGCATGGCAGTACGGATTTACGCTGCAGTATCTATACTCCAGCCAAGGATTCCAATACGGAAGCCAAGCTGAAGCAGTTAATGAAATAA
- a CDS encoding amidase family protein, whose translation MNQVKTNLNNKDGSLEWQEWIIEADITAMQAEMNKGSLTAEQLVSLYLERINRYDSVINSVLELNPDAMDIARELDIERQIAGVRSSLHGIPLLIKDNIDTADKLHTSAGSIALAESTAAKDAAVISRLRAAGAIILGKANMTEWANFMAPGMWAGYSSRGGLVLNPYGPGELFVGGSSSGSAASVAANLIAAAVATETSGSIISPASQNCIVGIKPTAGLVSMAGIIPGIGSQDTAGPLARTVSDAAVLLGAMTGLDEVDTQVSGTAREGRIADYTVFLDAAYIQGVRIGIPRAIYQELDEEVLAIMAEAIKLLEQQGAVIVDPIELPCLNSEWSPVMLQYEFKRGLNQYLAGLAESIPVHSLSELIAYNKLHSEKALKYGQGTLEWLEQSGEGITEEMYLEQLRLSRGQARDHGIDYAIKEYRLDALMFPGFHGTDLAARAGYPLITVPAGFAANGIVTPGGYLTKGPHGVTFSGTAFSEPTLISIAYGFEQASKRRFPPRLSK comes from the coding sequence GTGAACCAAGTTAAGACTAACTTAAACAATAAGGACGGCAGCCTGGAGTGGCAGGAATGGATTATTGAAGCGGATATCACAGCCATGCAGGCTGAAATGAACAAAGGCTCGTTAACTGCTGAACAACTGGTGAGCCTTTATCTGGAAAGGATCAACAGGTATGATTCTGTTATTAACTCTGTGCTGGAGCTCAATCCCGATGCAATGGATATTGCCCGCGAGCTTGATATAGAGCGGCAAATAGCAGGAGTCCGCAGCAGCCTGCACGGCATTCCGCTTCTAATCAAGGATAATATAGACACCGCAGATAAATTGCACACAAGTGCAGGGTCTATAGCGTTAGCAGAGTCAACGGCAGCTAAGGATGCTGCGGTCATCAGCCGGCTGCGCGCAGCAGGTGCCATTATTCTCGGGAAGGCTAATATGACGGAATGGGCTAATTTTATGGCTCCCGGGATGTGGGCCGGGTACAGTTCACGCGGCGGGCTCGTCCTCAACCCCTACGGACCCGGCGAGCTGTTTGTAGGGGGTTCAAGCTCCGGCAGTGCGGCTTCCGTTGCAGCCAATCTCATTGCCGCGGCCGTAGCGACGGAAACTTCCGGCTCGATTATCAGCCCGGCCAGCCAGAACTGTATCGTAGGGATTAAACCAACCGCGGGACTTGTCAGCATGGCTGGAATCATTCCCGGCATCGGCAGCCAGGATACCGCAGGACCACTGGCCAGGACAGTCTCTGATGCAGCGGTCCTGCTGGGAGCGATGACCGGACTGGATGAAGTAGACACTCAAGTGTCCGGAACAGCCCGGGAGGGAAGAATAGCAGATTACACGGTTTTTTTGGATGCAGCGTATATACAAGGGGTACGGATCGGTATCCCTAGGGCTATCTATCAGGAGCTCGATGAAGAGGTTTTGGCTATTATGGCAGAAGCGATTAAGCTTCTTGAACAACAAGGCGCTGTGATCGTTGATCCCATTGAGCTTCCCTGTCTTAACAGTGAATGGAGCCCGGTCATGCTGCAATATGAGTTTAAAAGAGGCCTGAATCAATATCTGGCCGGACTTGCCGAGTCCATACCCGTACATAGTTTAAGCGAGCTTATCGCCTATAATAAACTCCATAGTGAAAAAGCTCTGAAATACGGGCAAGGCACGCTAGAATGGCTGGAACAGTCCGGAGAAGGTATAACGGAAGAAATGTACCTTGAACAGCTTCGCCTATCCCGCGGTCAGGCACGTGATCATGGAATAGATTACGCCATAAAGGAATACCGGCTGGATGCCCTGATGTTCCCCGGATTTCACGGAACAGATCTGGCTGCCAGAGCAGGCTATCCGCTCATCACAGTTCCTGCTGGCTTTGCAGCCAATGGAATCGTTACACCAGGAGGATATCTTACCAAAGGCCCCCATGGCGTCACCTTCTCCGGCACGGCCTTTAGTGAGCCGACGTTGATCTCGATCGCATATGGATTTGAACAGGCGTCAAAGCGGCGCTTCCCGCCCCGCCTGTCTAAATAA
- a CDS encoding MFS transporter: MNTSILLRSFNFLYFALLAMFIPFLPVYLDDQGLTPGQIGLVIGTGGFITIIAQPLWGMISDRTKTIRKVLLLLLLCSAITGYFLYDSTSYIQLILLAMLLYFFLMPIDPLTESLNFRIAEASGISYGSIRTYGALGYGIMALLTGYVMYYLGAHGLGLLFAGSCLLGFVVSWKMPDAPVSGKPVTLNSLRHFFSNKETLLFLLLVFIISVPARMNDTFLGVTLLDLGGSAALIGQSFFLAAISEILVFALSFWWLRQGKELIIISFAGACYFVRFFLSAWITDPHLLAYLQVMQLFTFPVFYSAAIQYLYRIVPEEWRATGQTVLALLFFGVSGILASYAGGALYGSFGGRSFYLYVSAMSFAGTVFGLALYRTYGNRSKGTEPKVTSKE, translated from the coding sequence ATGAACACATCTATTCTGCTCCGAAGCTTTAACTTTCTGTATTTTGCCTTATTGGCGATGTTTATCCCTTTTCTGCCGGTCTATTTAGATGATCAGGGCCTGACCCCGGGGCAGATTGGTCTGGTAATCGGGACAGGCGGGTTCATCACAATTATCGCCCAGCCTTTATGGGGGATGATCAGTGACCGGACGAAGACGATCCGCAAAGTACTTTTGCTGCTACTGCTGTGCTCAGCTATCACCGGCTACTTCCTGTATGACTCCACCAGCTATATACAGCTCATTCTGCTCGCGATGCTGCTCTATTTCTTTCTGATGCCGATCGATCCGCTGACAGAGAGCCTCAATTTCCGGATTGCCGAAGCTAGCGGCATCAGCTATGGCTCCATCCGCACCTATGGTGCACTTGGATACGGCATCATGGCTTTACTTACCGGCTATGTAATGTATTATTTGGGAGCGCACGGTTTGGGCCTGCTGTTTGCCGGCAGCTGTCTGCTGGGCTTTGTAGTCAGCTGGAAGATGCCAGATGCGCCGGTATCGGGAAAACCGGTCACGCTGAACAGCCTCAGGCATTTTTTCAGCAATAAGGAGACCCTGCTGTTCCTGCTGCTGGTGTTCATTATCTCTGTGCCGGCAAGAATGAACGATACCTTTTTAGGGGTGACCCTATTGGATCTTGGCGGCAGTGCAGCACTAATAGGCCAGTCTTTTTTTCTGGCGGCAATCAGCGAAATTCTGGTCTTCGCTCTGAGCTTCTGGTGGCTTCGTCAAGGTAAGGAACTGATCATTATCAGTTTCGCGGGTGCATGTTATTTTGTCCGCTTCTTTCTCTCCGCCTGGATCACAGACCCGCACCTGCTGGCATACCTTCAGGTTATGCAGCTCTTCACTTTCCCTGTCTTCTACTCGGCGGCCATCCAGTATTTGTACCGCATTGTGCCGGAAGAATGGCGGGCAACAGGTCAAACGGTGCTGGCTCTTCTGTTCTTCGGAGTGTCAGGAATTCTGGCTTCCTATGCGGGAGGGGCGCTGTATGGTTCCTTCGGAGGAAGAAGCTTTTATCTGTACGTGTCAGCGATGTCATTTGCCGGAACAGTCTTCGGACTGGCCCTGTACCGGACTTATGGTAATCGTTCTAAAGGAACAGAACCGAAGGTCACTTCAAAGGAATAA
- a CDS encoding serine hydrolase domain-containing protein yields MNITGTLSPLPRSLPEEQGIRSTAVSAFLDRIKNLNIELHSLMLLRHGHVVAEGWWSPYRPEFPHMLFSLSKSFTATAIGLAVSEQLLSLEDKVVSFFPDESPAEPGDNLSQMNISHLLMMGTGHTMDTMTDMLQSHEGNWVRAFLQLPVEEVPGTYFLYNTGATYMLSAILQKVTNQTLLEYLGPRLFTPLGIKDPTWESCPRGINIGGYGLNLTTEDIAKFGQLYLQQGQWNNRQILSREWVAAASSKQIANGDGSPDSGEWSQGYGYQFWNCRHGAYRADGAFCQLCIVMPEQDAVVVITSGTNDTQQVMDAVWELLLPAMKSAPLLQEEPSAVADLAAQLSTLQIVPPRCILSSTLESSLSGQVYKLEANELDIDTLEVSFSGNEAVLTIQEKSGRQSIVFGREEWTANSANIIPSPSGSNAIMASFTWAAEDKLQLTMQLVETPFCITEELTVKEKSIQLSHSFNVTMGPNEPVTLSGYLIE; encoded by the coding sequence ATGAACATTACCGGAACTTTATCTCCATTGCCAAGAAGTCTTCCCGAGGAACAAGGTATCCGCTCAACCGCTGTATCTGCATTTCTGGACCGGATTAAGAACCTGAACATCGAGCTGCATAGCCTGATGTTACTAAGGCATGGCCATGTTGTTGCAGAAGGCTGGTGGTCTCCGTACAGACCTGAATTTCCTCACATGCTGTTTTCACTCAGCAAAAGCTTCACCGCTACGGCCATCGGACTGGCAGTTTCAGAACAGCTCTTATCTCTGGAAGATAAGGTGGTTTCCTTTTTTCCTGACGAATCCCCCGCAGAGCCTGGTGATAACCTGTCACAGATGAACATCAGCCATTTGCTGATGATGGGTACCGGCCACACCATGGATACAATGACCGACATGCTGCAGTCCCATGAAGGCAATTGGGTCAGAGCCTTTCTTCAGCTTCCGGTTGAGGAGGTGCCCGGTACATATTTCCTCTATAATACCGGAGCTACCTATATGCTCTCTGCCATTCTGCAAAAGGTAACCAACCAGACACTCTTGGAGTATCTCGGTCCAAGGCTGTTCACTCCGCTGGGCATTAAGGATCCTACCTGGGAAAGCTGTCCGCGCGGGATCAATATCGGAGGGTACGGGTTAAATCTCACTACAGAAGATATCGCTAAATTCGGGCAGCTGTACTTACAGCAGGGACAGTGGAATAACCGGCAGATTCTCTCCAGGGAATGGGTCGCTGCTGCAAGCTCCAAGCAAATTGCGAATGGTGATGGGAGCCCGGACAGCGGAGAATGGTCACAAGGATACGGGTATCAGTTCTGGAATTGCCGGCATGGCGCCTACCGTGCAGACGGTGCCTTTTGCCAGCTCTGTATCGTTATGCCGGAACAGGATGCAGTTGTAGTGATTACTAGCGGTACGAATGATACGCAGCAGGTGATGGATGCTGTCTGGGAGCTTCTGCTTCCGGCTATGAAATCTGCCCCCTTACTTCAAGAGGAGCCTTCTGCAGTCGCAGACTTGGCTGCTCAGCTCAGCACACTGCAGATTGTACCGCCACGATGTATCCTTTCTTCAACCCTGGAAAGCTCCTTGAGCGGCCAAGTCTATAAGCTGGAAGCTAACGAGCTGGATATCGACACACTTGAAGTTTCCTTTAGCGGGAATGAAGCGGTGCTGACTATTCAAGAAAAGTCAGGTCGGCAGAGCATAGTTTTTGGGCGGGAGGAGTGGACAGCAAACTCCGCTAATATTATACCAAGCCCTTCGGGGTCCAATGCCATCATGGCCAGTTTCACCTGGGCGGCAGAGGACAAACTTCAATTGACGATGCAGCTTGTGGAAACGCCTTTTTGCATTACAGAAGAACTAACCGTGAAAGAGAAATCGATCCAACTCTCACATTCCTTCAATGTGACCATGGGTCCAAACGAACCGGTTACATTGTCAGGCTATCTCATAGAGTAA